From a region of the Panicum virgatum strain AP13 chromosome 2K, P.virgatum_v5, whole genome shotgun sequence genome:
- the LOC120695141 gene encoding F-box/FBD/LRR-repeat protein At5g53840-like, whose product MEPSSPDTKRRRGKLKVSPPGVRPPDANARGDEEESVDHISSLPDAILGDIISLLSMKEGARTQILSSRWRHSWRAAPLVLDGSELVTPMDLRTDEKVLAADDEALIGTVSLILSTHLGPGRRFCIPAHHLFERATTVDSWLRSPALDNLQELDFWDDGIYGYLRQFAPAPPPASAFRFSGTLRVATFGKCQLPDGLVEGIHFPNLKQLGLEYVSISEGSLHAMISSCPVLECLLLHLSFGFSCLRISSSSLKSIGVGTNRYHYQPQLQEIIIADAPCLERLLFLEPYMSIDVSVIAAPKLETLGCPTDGPDGYDPFRIVFGTTTIQGLQVINMTTVVRSVKILAVRSTHINLDMVIDLMKCFPCLEKLYIKCCISGDMNRWRRKQRKFIKCFDIHLKTIALQGYRGTRSQINFASFFLLNAKKLELMTLEVDNRVTNDAFFEEQHGLLQMEKRASRTAQLHFRLKRCRRDAHVNHVRDLAITDPFECLYRC is encoded by the exons ATGGAGCCATCAAGTCCCGATActaagaggaggagggggaagtTAAAGGTGTCACCGCCTGGTGTGCGACCGCCTGATGCTAATGCTAGGGGTGACGAAGAAGAAAGTGTCGATCACATCAGCAGCCTCCCAGATGCAATCCTTGGCGACATAATCTCCCTCTTATCCATGAAGGAAGGTGCGCGCACCCAAATCCTGTCCTCCCGGTGGCGCCACTCTTGGCGCGCTGCCCCTCTCGTCCTTGATGGCTCCGAGCTCGTCACTCCCATGGACCTTAGAACCGATGAGAAGGTACTCGCCGCTGACGACGAGGCCCTCATTGGCACGGTCTCACTCATCCTCTCTACCCACCTGGGCCCCGGGCGCCGCTTCTGCATCCCAGCGCACCACCTCTTTGAGCGAGCCACCACTGTCGACTCCTGGCTTCGCTCTCCGGCGCTCGACAACCTCCAGGAACTTGATTTTTGGGATGATGGGATATATGGGTATCTTCGGCAGTTTGCACCGGCACCCCCACCAGCATCTGCTTTCCGGTTCTCCGGCACCCTCCGTGTTGCTACCTTCGGCAAATGCCAGCTCCCAGATGGCTTGGTGGAAGGGATTCACTTTCCCAACCTCAAGCAGCTCGGCCTTGAATATGTCAGTATCTCGGAGGGCTCACTGCACGCCATGATTTCCAGCTGCCCCGTTCTGGAATGTCTGCTCCTTCACCTCAGCTTTGGGTTTAGCTGCCTCCGGATAAGCTCCAGCAGCCTTAAGAGCATCGGTGTGGGTACTAATCGTTACCATTACCAGCCCCAGTTACAGGAAATCATCATTGCTGATGCCCCGTGTCTTGAAAGGTTGCTTTTTCTTGAACCATACATGTCCATCGATGTATCTGTGATCGCAGCACCTAAACTTGAGACCTTAGGCTGTCCCACTGATGGGCCTGATGGGTATGATCCTTTCAGAATCGTGTTTGGAACGACCACTATTCAG GGATTGCAAGTCATTAACATGACGACGGTGGTGCGCAGCGTCAAGATTCTAGCTGTGAGATCAACGCATATAAATCTTGATATGGTGATTGACTTGATGAAATGCTTTCCATGTCTGGAGAAGTTGTACATAAAG TGTTGTATTTCAGGGGATATGAATCGGTGGCGCCGCAAGCAGAGGAAATTCATTAAGTGCTTTGACATCCACCTAAAGACAATAGCGCTGCAGGGGTATCGAGGCACCAGATCACAAATCAACTTCGCCTCGTTCTTTCTACTGAATGCAAAGAAGTTAGAGTTGATGACACTTGAGGTTGACAACAGAGTTACCAATGACGCGTTTTTCGAAGAACAGCATGGGTTGCTTCAGATGGAGAAAAGGGCTTCGAGGACTGCTCAGTTACATTTTAGATTAAAAAGATGCCGCCGTGATGCACATGTCAACCATGTTCGTGATTTAGCTATAACCGATCCCTTTGAGTGTTTATATAGATGCTGA
- the LOC120668474 gene encoding putative F-box/LRR-repeat protein At4g15060 yields MGAATRAQAKRKSLQQQSGGHEPPPRAGGGCPGPDLISLLPDEVLGDIISLLPTKDGARTQALSARWRPLWRLAPLNLATRGGSEDADEAAVSRVLAAHRGPARRFAVSNLALAGLDAWLRSPALDRLQELDVAFSPAAWPAPALPPSALARFSPTLLAARLGFCQFPDAAAGQGQAHFPSLRHLALRGVTSRSTPCTPCSPAALPSTAWCSDTAAASAASGSTPRASDVSPCFTIISQALNSCCRNSFLRTPRVLKHCSIAEHLEMMACVSQ; encoded by the coding sequence ATGGGTGCGGCCACCCGCGCCCAAGCGAAGCGGAAGAGCTTGCAGCAGCAATCGGGCGGCCATgaaccgccgccgcgtgccggaGGCGGATGCCCCGGCCCCGATCTGATCAGCCTTCTCCCCGACGAGGTCCTCGGCGACATCATCTCGCTCCTCCCCACCAAGGATGGCGCGCGCACGCAGGCGCTCTCCGCCCGGTGGCGCCCGCTCTGGCGCTTGGCGCCGCTCAACCTCGCGACCCGCGGCGGCTCGGAGGACGCCGACGAGGCCGCCGTCTCCCGCGTCCTCGCCGCGCACCGGGGCCCCGCCCGCCGCTTCGCCGTCTCCAacctcgcgctcgccggcctcgACGCCTGGCTCCGGTCCCCGGCCCTCGACCGCCtccaggagctcgacgtcgccTTCAGCCCCGCTGCGTGGCCcgcgccggcgctgccgccTTCCGCCCTGGCGCGCTTCTCGCCCACCCTCCTTGCCGCGCGTCTAGGCTTCTGCCAGTTCCCCGACGCTGCCGCCGGCCAGGGTCAGGCCCACTTCCCCAGCCTCCGGCACCTCGCGCTCCGCGGCGTCACGTCTCGGAGCACTCCTTGCACGCCGTGCTCGCCGGCTGCCCTGCCCTCAACAGCTTGGTGCTCAGATACAGCTGCGGCTTCCGCCGCCTCCGGATCAACTCCCCGAGCCTCAGATGTTTCGCCGTGCTTTACCATTATCTCCCAGGCACTGAACTCATGCTGCAGGAACTCATTCTTGAGGACACCCCGTGTCTTGAAACACTGCTCCATTGCGGAACATTTGGAGATGATGGCATGCGTGTCTCAGTAA
- the LOC120695936 gene encoding uncharacterized protein LOC120695936: MQMAGSSSSSSRSVLLLVVLAAAVVAALSAAPAPDESGSDASVMAPVEHTPVGSFEGADGPVADDATEDKDAAPVGSPIGTTMTEPKPELAPPGPPDSGATAASALVAAVAAAVAAAGAAFAF; this comes from the coding sequence ATGCAAATGgcagggtcgtcgtcgtcgtcgtcccgcTCCGTCctgctcctcgtcgtcctcgccgcggccgtggtggccgccttgtccgccgcgcccgcgccggacGAGTCCGGCTCCGACGCGAGCGTTATGGCACCCGTCGAGCACACCCCGGTCGGCTCCTTCGAGGGCGCCGACGGGCCCGTCGCCGACGACGCCACGGAGGACAAGGACGCCGCGCCCGTGGGGTCCCCCATCGGCACGACCATGACGGAGCCCAAGCCGGAGCTCGCGCCCCCGGGCCCTCCCGACAGCGGAGCCACCGCTGCTTCCGCGCTCGTGGCTGCtgttgccgccgccgtggcggccgccggcgccgcctttgCCTTCTGA